A genomic segment from Drosophila miranda strain MSH22 chromosome 3, D.miranda_PacBio2.1, whole genome shotgun sequence encodes:
- the LOC108159016 gene encoding patronin isoform X47 produces the protein MDAAESQEIRQARQRASVKWLLSKAFNNRVPDNLKEPFYRDHENQERLKPQIIVELGNATLYCQTLSNLYSDPNYQSLNHWSIIQTLARKGVPVAESSDMPITETVLIQTNPLRINAHMSVIESLMVLYAKEISSGDRIMSAIRRISGSNYQTPPGQTYEQALLAWISHACAALKKRIIKEVETGLPDENGTRLQTPDIPPVRDFQDLCDGICLALLIAYYCPKVVPWTMVRINYLPAVEDSIHNILLVSNFSQKHLPYGVFHMTPEDVTFMRGSMKLNLVLLLTDLFNLFEIHPAKCVCYPGMDGQVPHSNSFSGGLNRRSTPPNEHQQQQQQHQQAVVQANSNHFDGNQGEAFVVHKSRGITTLSSMHSQQQQQHHHQQQHQQQQQFHQQQQSQLQQQLQQQQQQQQQQQQEPLVPARLRQAKEKTNVESKADERGDFVAAGRPSNWEQSRRPSFAGRRSRRNSSSEDSQLTIENFGGSQDQLNTLGGRFDRDRERDRDRDRERKLSNTSIAEPAVAVRSSIADARGTLQLGYDTDSGSEKQDRETEKYSMRRQASVDNVPTVSAHNLSNASSPLPQARNKQHSSDKDYSHSVADTYNDARSSAYDPESTPVRKSSTSSMPASPAAWQLDVGDEDMRSLENASKLSTIRMKLEEKRRRIEQDKRKIEMALLRHQEKEDLESCPEVMKWETMSNESKRTPDMDPVDLDKYQQSIAIMNMNLQDIQQDIHRLATQQSQMQAQHLQAQQLLQAQQIANMLNQAYNAPVSAYSSRPPSRDPYQQQQHQQQHQQQQQQPMAMPQPMQFVNEHGQYMSPPQPSHYQPQSIYSDNGAPYNNHSPHYGAAAPPQYRSSVVFDDYGQPTNHFYLHESSPQAQPQVHPQRRTWAHSAAAAAYEQQQQIQQPMVDVNAWQSQQQQQQHHQQQKKAQQPWMNRPPSSAGGAAQGSFMLHQNGGGGGGGGGGELQHLFQVQASPQHSQRQLGGGANGVQRQQSLTNLRDNRSPKSQHQPQTMGMAMQQEDMMAPQSICFIGDEEDVDEVERNIIESMQATRISDFVLQQQQQQQHHQQQLQLQQQQQRLQGGRGSSSEDYDSGEMISNKLNITSGNLTYRIPSPSRPSIQANSFQDPRDCEDQPAEKGFYISFDDDQPKRPKPPLRAKRSPKKEALPLGDSSSSSRDRDRDSVDHQTLLKRESLSQLHNNNNNNGSEDGHKSAGANRHSIHGLNHSNSVKSPGNATYNKYTDEAPIQLRHLAVSGSDPFGHEPHPHPQPMQQQPMSPTRIQQSNNSAEAAKNKALVIGADATNLDPESVDEMERRKEKIMLLSLQRRQQQEEAKARKEIEASQKREKEREKEEERARKKEDQMARRAAILEQHRLKKAIEEAEREGKTLDRPDLHVKLQPQSSSATNPRLRQQRTTRPRPKTIHVDDASVDISEASSISSRGKKGSSSNLTGYGQLSSNSMKRDYYRGSQDSLTVKESPDDYPSTSSTPIGRRGSYKTSREPAAVERGRTLSRISVAKGSTLNFRGRKSNSLMNLCGPKLYKQPAAKSNRGIILNAVEYCVFPGAVNREAKQKVLEKIARSEAKHFLVLFRDAGCQFRALYSYMPESGDQVTKLYGTGPSQVDEVMFDKFFKYNSGGKCFSQVHTKHLTVTIDAFTIHNSLWQGKRVQLPSKKDMALVI, from the exons ATGGATGCCGCCGAATCACAGGAAATACGACAG GCTCGTCAACGTGCTTCCGTCAAGTGGCTGCTCTCGAAGGCCTTCAACAATCGTGTGCCGGACAACCTGAAGGAGCCCTTCTATCGCGACCATGAGAATCAGGAGCGCCTCAAGCCCCAGATCATTGTGGAGCTGGGCAACGCCACGCTGTACTGCCAGACGTTGTCCAATCTGTACTCAGATCCCAACTACCAAAGCTTGAATCACTGGTCAATAATACAGACGCTAGCGCGCAAGGGTGTCCCGGTGGCCGAGTCCTCGGACATGCCCATTACCGAAACGGTATTAATTCAAACGAATCCGTTGCGAATT AACGCCCACATGTCTGTGATAGAATCGCTGATGGTTTTGTATGCCAAGGAGATATCATCGGGTGACCGCATCATGTCGGCCATCAGAAG AATATCTGGCAGCAATTACCAGACGCCTCCTGGCCAAACGTATGAGCAAGCTCTGCTGGCTTGGATTTCGCATGCCTGCGCGGCTCTGAAGAAGCGCATCATCAAGGAGGTGGAGACAGGGCTGCCCGATGAGAAT GGCACGCGTCTGCAGACGCCGGACATACCGCCAGTGAGGGACTTCCAGGATCTGTGCGATGGCATCTGCCTGGCGCTGCTCATCGCCTACTACTGCCCCAAGGTGGTGCCCTGGACGATGGTGCGCATCAACTATCTGCCGGCTGTCGAGGACTCCATACACAATATCCTGCTCGTGAGCAATTTCTCACAGAAGCATCTGCCATATGGCGTCTTCCACATGACGCCCGAGGATGTGACCTTCATGAGGGG ATCGATGAAACTGAATCTGGTACTGCTGCTCACGGATCTGTTCAATCTGTTCGAGATACATCCGGCGAAGTGTGTCTGCTACCCGGGCATGGATGGTCAGG TTCCGCATTCGAATTCATTCAGCGGCGGCTTAAATCGCAGATCCACCCCGCCAAACgaacaccaacaacagcaacaacaacaccaacaggCGGTTGTTCAAGCAAATTCGAATCATTTCGATGGTAATCAAGGCGAAG CCTTCGTCGTGCACAAGTCGCGTGGCATCACCACACTCTCATCCATGCactcgcagcagcagcagcaacaccaccaccaacagcaacatcagcaacagcaacagttccaccagcagcagcagtcgcagctacagcaacagctacagcagcaacagcagcagcagcagcagcagcagcaggagcccTTGGTTCCGGCTCGCTTGCGTCAGGCTAAAGAAAAGACCAATGTCGAGTCCAAGGCGGATGAGAGAG GCGATTTTGTCGCTGCGGGTCGACCAAGTAACTGGGAACAGAGCCGTCGGCCAAGCTTTGCAG GGCGCCGCTCGCGCAGGAACTCCTCCAGCGAGGACTCCCAGCTGACCATCGAGAACTTTGGCGGCTCCCAGGATCAGCTGAACACGCTGGGAGGCAGATTCGATCGGGATCGCGAACGGGAccgagacagggacagggagcGGAAGTTGTCCAACACCAGCATAG CTGAACCCGCTGTGGCCGTGCGCTCCTCCATTGCCGATGCCCGGGGCACGCTGCAGCTTGGCTACGACACGGATTCGGGCTCGGAGAAGCAGGACCGCGAGACGGAGAAGTATTCAATGCGTCGGCAGGCGAG TGTCGACAATGTGCCCACGGTGTCGGCTCACAATCTATCGAATGCGAGCAGCCCCTTGCCACAGGCACGGAACAAGCAACATTCCAGCGACAAAGACTACAGCCACAGCGTGGCGGACACCTACAACGATGCCCGCTCCAGTGCCTACGATCCGGAGAGCACACCAGTGCGCAAGTCCTCCACCAGCAGCATGCCAGCGAGCCCCGCAGCCTGGCAGCTGGACGTGGGCGATGAGGACATGCGCTCGCTGGAGAACGCCAGCAAGCTGTCCACCATACGCATGAAGCTGGAGGAGAAGCGTCGTCGCATTGAGCAGGACAAGCGGAAGATCGAAATGGCCCTGCTCAGGCACCAGGAGAAG GAGGATCTCGAATCTTGTCCGGAGGTTATGAAGTGGGAGACCATGAGTAATGAATCGAAGCGCACGCCGGACATGGATCCCGTTGACTTGGACAAGTACCAG CAAAGCATCGCCATCATGAACATGAATCTGCAGGATATCCAGCAGGATATCCACCGCCTGGCCACGCAGCAGAGCCAGATGCAGGCCCAGCACCTGCAGGCGCAGCAGCTCCTGCAGGCCCAGCAAATAGCCAATATGCTGAACCAG GCCTACAATGCCCCAGTCAGTGCGTACAGCTCCCGTCCGCCCAGCCGCGATCCctaccagcagcaacaacatcagcagcaacaccagcagcagcagcagcagcccatgGCCATGCCCCAGCCGATGCAGTTCGTCAATGAGCACGGCCAGTACATGTCGCCGCCGCAGCCCTCCCACTACCAGCCGCAGAGCATCTACAGCGACAACGGAGCGCCCTACAACAACCACTCGCCGCACTACGGAGCGGCTGCTCCTCCGCAGTACAGGAGCAGTGTGGTCTTCGATGACTATGGCCAGCCCACGAACCACTTCTACCTGCATGAGTCCTCGCCACAGGCACAGCCACAGGTCCATCCCCAGCGCCGCACCTGGGCGCActcagcagcagccgccgcctacgagcagcagcagcagatacAGCAGCCGATGGTGGATGTGAATGCGTGGCAgtcacagcagcagcagcaacagcaccaccagcagcagaagaaggccCAGCAGCCCTGGATGAACAGGCCTCCCTCCAGCGCGGGAGGAGCGGCCCAGGGCAGCTTTATGCTGCACCAGAACGGGGGAGGaggtggtggcggcggcggaggcGAGCTCCAGCATCTGTTCCAGGTGCAGGCCTCGCCGCAGCACTCGCAGCGCCAGTTGGGTGGGGGGGCCAACGGGGTGCAGAGACAGCAATCACTGACCAATCTGCGCGACAATCGCTCGCCCAAGTCCCAGCACCAGCCGCAGACCATGGGTATGGCCATGCAGCAGGAGGACATGATGGCACCGCAGAGCATTTGCTTCATTGGCGACGAGGAGGATGTGGACGAGGTGGAGCGCAACATCATCGAGTCCATGCAGGCCACACGCATCTCGGACTTTGtgcttcagcagcagcagcaacagcaacatcaccagcagcaactgcaactgcagcagcagcagcagcgtctgCAAGGCGGAAGGGGCAGTAGTTCGGAGGACTACGACAGCGGCGAGATGATTTCCAACAAGCTGAACATCACCAGCGGCAATCTCACCTACCGCATACCCTCGCCCTCGCGCCCCTCCATTCAGGCCAACAGTTTCCAGGACCCGCGCGATTGCGAGGATCAGCCGGCTGAGAAGGGCTTCTACATCTCCTTCGACGACGACCAGCCCAAGCGGCCCAAGCCGCCGCTGCGCGCCAAGCGCTCGCCCAAGAAGGAGGCCCTTCCGTTgggcgacagcagcagcagcagccgcgacagggacagggacagcgTGGACCACCAGACTCTGCTCAAACGGGAGTCCCTAAGTCAACtgcacaacaacaataacaacaacggCAGCGAGGACGGCCACAAGTCAGCAGGGGCCAACAGGCACAGCATCCACGGCCTCAACCACTCCAACAGTGTCAAATCGCCCGGCAATGCCACCTACAACAAGTACACGGACGAGGCGCCCATCCAACTACGCCATCTGGCCGTATCGGGCTCGGATCCATTTGGCCacgagccacacccacacccacagcccatgcagcagcagcccatgTCACCCACGCGAATCCAGCAGAGCAACAACAGTGCCGAGGCGGCCAAGAACAAGGCGCTGGTGATTGGAGCCGACGCCACCAACCTAGATCCG GAGTCTGTGGATGAAATGGAGCGACGAAAAGAGAAGATCATGCTGCTGTCCCTGCAGCGGCgtcagcagcaggaggaggccAAGGCACGCAAGGAGATCGAGGCCTCGCAGAAGCGGGAAAAGGAGcgggagaaggaggaggagcgcgCACGCAAGAAGGAGGATCAAATGGCGCGACGAGCGGCCATATTGGAACAGCATAGACTCAAGAAAGCCATCGAAGAGGCCGAACGAGAG GGCAAAACCCTGGATCGGCCCGATCTGCATGTGAAACTGCAACCCCAGTCATCTAGTGCAACGAATCCGCGACTCCGGCAGCAGCGCACGACACGTCCCAGGCCCAAGACCATTCATGTGGACGATGCCAGTGTGGACATCAGTGAGGCTTCGAGCATCTCTAGTCGGGGCAAGAAGGGCTCCAGCTCGAATCTAACCG GCTACGGTCAACTAAGCTCAAATTCAATGAAAAGAGATTATTACAGGGGCTCGCAAGACTCCCTCACAGTGAAAG AGTCACCCGATGATTATCCCAGTACAAGTTCAACTCCGATTGGGCGACGGGGATCCTATAAAACTTCCAGAG AGCCAGCAGCCGTCGAGCGGGGCCGCACTCTGTCGCGTATCTCCGTCGCTAAGGGGAGCACACTTAATTTCCGGGGCCGAAAGTCCAATTCGCTAATGAATCTGTGCG GTCCAAAACTCTACAAGCAACCAGCGGCCAAATCCAATCGCGGCATTATACTGAATGCCGTCGAATACTGCGTCTTTCCGGGCGCCGTGAACCGTGAGGCCAAACAGAAAGTGCTCGAGAAGATAGCACGCTCGGAGGCGAAACACTTCCTAGTACTCTTCCGCGATGCGGGCTGCCAGTTCCGCGCCCTCTACAGCTACATGCCCGAGTCCGGGGACCAGGTGACCAAGCTGTACGGCACCGGACCTAGTCAAGTCGACGAAGTCATGTTCGATAAGTTCTTCAA ATACAACTCAGGGGGCAAGTGCTTCTCGCAAGTGCACACCAAGCATCTGACCGTCACCATCGACGCCTTCACAATACACAACTCGCTCTGGCAGGGTAAGCGGGTGCAGTTGCCCAGCAAAAAGGACATGGCGCTTGTTATCTAA
- the LOC108159016 gene encoding patronin isoform X24: MDAAESQEIRQARQRASVKWLLSKAFNNRVPDNLKEPFYRDHENQERLKPQIIVELGNATLYCQTLSNLYSDPNYQSLNHWSIIQTLARKGVPVAESSDMPITETVLIQTNPLRINAHMSVIESLMVLYAKEISSGDRIMSAIRRISGSNYQTPPGQTYEQALLAWISHACAALKKRIIKEVETGLPDENGTRLQTPDIPPVRDFQDLCDGICLALLIAYYCPKVVPWTMVRINYLPAVEDSIHNILLVSNFSQKHLPYGVFHMTPEDVTFMRGSMKLNLVLLLTDLFNLFEIHPAKCVCYPGMDGQDVIARRTLGANEHGICHRRGLTMQPVMPIPDLRSDLDQPPVGSPSNRPPFQVPHSNSFSGGLNRRSTPPNEHQQQQQQHQQAVVQANSNHFDGNQGEAFVVHKSRGITTLSSMHSQQQQQHHHQQQHQQQQQFHQQQQSQLQQQLQQQQQQQQQQQQEPLVPARLRQAKEKTNVESKADERGDFVAAGRPSNWEQSRRPSFAGRRSRRNSSSEDSQLTIENFGGSQDQLNTLGGRFDRDRERDRDRDRERKLSNTSIAEPAVAVRSSIADARGTLQLGYDTDSGSEKQDRETEKYSMRRQASVDNVPTVSAHNLSNASSPLPQARNKQHSSDKDYSHSVADTYNDARSSAYDPESTPVRKSSTSSMPASPAAWQLDVGDEDMRSLENASKLSTIRMKLEEKRRRIEQDKRKIEMALLRHQEKEDLESCPEVMKWETMSNESKRTPDMDPVDLDKYQVGEQSIAIMNMNLQDIQQDIHRLATQQSQMQAQHLQAQQLLQAQQIANMLNQQQQTYGSQQHLSDHHYQQQQRPMQQSFGSSPHLPQAYNAPVSAYSSRPPSRDPYQQQQHQQQHQQQQQQPMAMPQPMQFVNEHGQYMSPPQPSHYQPQSIYSDNGAPYNNHSPHYGAAAPPQYRSSVVFDDYGQPTNHFYLHESSPQAQPQVHPQRRTWAHSAAAAAYEQQQQIQQPMVDVNAWQSQQQQQQHHQQQKKAQQPWMNRPPSSAGGAAQGSFMLHQNGGGGGGGGGGELQHLFQVQASPQHSQRQLGGGANGVQRQQSLTNLRDNRSPKSQHQPQTMGMAMQQEDMMAPQSICFIGDEEDVDEVERNIIESMQATRISDFVLQQQQQQQHHQQQLQLQQQQQRLQGGRGSSSEDYDSGEMISNKLNITSGNLTYRIPSPSRPSIQANSFQDPRDCEDQPAEKGFYISFDDDQPKRPKPPLRAKRSPKKEALPLGDSSSSSRDRDRDSVDHQTLLKRESLSQLHNNNNNNGSEDGHKSAGANRHSIHGLNHSNSVKSPGNATYNKYTDEAPIQLRHLAVSGSDPFGHEPHPHPQPMQQQPMSPTRIQQSNNSAEAAKNKALVIGADATNLDPESVDEMERRKEKIMLLSLQRRQQQEEAKARKEIEASQKREKEREKEEERARKKEDQMARRAAILEQHRLKKAIEEAEREGKTLDRPDLHVKLQPQSSSATNPRLRQQRTTRPRPKTIHVDDASVDISEASSISSRGKKGSSSNLTDSGLGRATPPRRAPSPGMGASGRHMPSPSGPGSLPPGLISKRRGFDDGSSDFSLTPNFNMEYSGPKLYKQPAAKSNRGIILNAVEYCVFPGAVNREAKQKVLEKIARSEAKHFLVLFRDAGCQFRALYSYMPESGDQVTKLYGTGPSQVDEVMFDKFFKYNSGGKCFSQVHTKHLTVTIDAFTIHNSLWQGKRVQLPSKKDMALVI, from the exons ATGGATGCCGCCGAATCACAGGAAATACGACAG GCTCGTCAACGTGCTTCCGTCAAGTGGCTGCTCTCGAAGGCCTTCAACAATCGTGTGCCGGACAACCTGAAGGAGCCCTTCTATCGCGACCATGAGAATCAGGAGCGCCTCAAGCCCCAGATCATTGTGGAGCTGGGCAACGCCACGCTGTACTGCCAGACGTTGTCCAATCTGTACTCAGATCCCAACTACCAAAGCTTGAATCACTGGTCAATAATACAGACGCTAGCGCGCAAGGGTGTCCCGGTGGCCGAGTCCTCGGACATGCCCATTACCGAAACGGTATTAATTCAAACGAATCCGTTGCGAATT AACGCCCACATGTCTGTGATAGAATCGCTGATGGTTTTGTATGCCAAGGAGATATCATCGGGTGACCGCATCATGTCGGCCATCAGAAG AATATCTGGCAGCAATTACCAGACGCCTCCTGGCCAAACGTATGAGCAAGCTCTGCTGGCTTGGATTTCGCATGCCTGCGCGGCTCTGAAGAAGCGCATCATCAAGGAGGTGGAGACAGGGCTGCCCGATGAGAAT GGCACGCGTCTGCAGACGCCGGACATACCGCCAGTGAGGGACTTCCAGGATCTGTGCGATGGCATCTGCCTGGCGCTGCTCATCGCCTACTACTGCCCCAAGGTGGTGCCCTGGACGATGGTGCGCATCAACTATCTGCCGGCTGTCGAGGACTCCATACACAATATCCTGCTCGTGAGCAATTTCTCACAGAAGCATCTGCCATATGGCGTCTTCCACATGACGCCCGAGGATGTGACCTTCATGAGGGG ATCGATGAAACTGAATCTGGTACTGCTGCTCACGGATCTGTTCAATCTGTTCGAGATACATCCGGCGAAGTGTGTCTGCTACCCGGGCATGGATGGTCAGG ATGTCATCGCCCGGCGCACCTTGGGCGCCAATGAGCACGGAATCTGCCACCGACGGGGCCTCACAATGCAGCCCGTTATGCCCATACCCGATCTCCGCAGCGATCTCGACCAGCCGCCCGTTGGCTCGCCCTCGAATCGGCCGCCATTTCAAG TTCCGCATTCGAATTCATTCAGCGGCGGCTTAAATCGCAGATCCACCCCGCCAAACgaacaccaacaacagcaacaacaacaccaacaggCGGTTGTTCAAGCAAATTCGAATCATTTCGATGGTAATCAAGGCGAAG CCTTCGTCGTGCACAAGTCGCGTGGCATCACCACACTCTCATCCATGCactcgcagcagcagcagcaacaccaccaccaacagcaacatcagcaacagcaacagttccaccagcagcagcagtcgcagctacagcaacagctacagcagcaacagcagcagcagcagcagcagcagcaggagcccTTGGTTCCGGCTCGCTTGCGTCAGGCTAAAGAAAAGACCAATGTCGAGTCCAAGGCGGATGAGAGAG GCGATTTTGTCGCTGCGGGTCGACCAAGTAACTGGGAACAGAGCCGTCGGCCAAGCTTTGCAG GGCGCCGCTCGCGCAGGAACTCCTCCAGCGAGGACTCCCAGCTGACCATCGAGAACTTTGGCGGCTCCCAGGATCAGCTGAACACGCTGGGAGGCAGATTCGATCGGGATCGCGAACGGGAccgagacagggacagggagcGGAAGTTGTCCAACACCAGCATAG CTGAACCCGCTGTGGCCGTGCGCTCCTCCATTGCCGATGCCCGGGGCACGCTGCAGCTTGGCTACGACACGGATTCGGGCTCGGAGAAGCAGGACCGCGAGACGGAGAAGTATTCAATGCGTCGGCAGGCGAG TGTCGACAATGTGCCCACGGTGTCGGCTCACAATCTATCGAATGCGAGCAGCCCCTTGCCACAGGCACGGAACAAGCAACATTCCAGCGACAAAGACTACAGCCACAGCGTGGCGGACACCTACAACGATGCCCGCTCCAGTGCCTACGATCCGGAGAGCACACCAGTGCGCAAGTCCTCCACCAGCAGCATGCCAGCGAGCCCCGCAGCCTGGCAGCTGGACGTGGGCGATGAGGACATGCGCTCGCTGGAGAACGCCAGCAAGCTGTCCACCATACGCATGAAGCTGGAGGAGAAGCGTCGTCGCATTGAGCAGGACAAGCGGAAGATCGAAATGGCCCTGCTCAGGCACCAGGAGAAG GAGGATCTCGAATCTTGTCCGGAGGTTATGAAGTGGGAGACCATGAGTAATGAATCGAAGCGCACGCCGGACATGGATCCCGTTGACTTGGACAAGTACCAGGTGGGTGAG CAAAGCATCGCCATCATGAACATGAATCTGCAGGATATCCAGCAGGATATCCACCGCCTGGCCACGCAGCAGAGCCAGATGCAGGCCCAGCACCTGCAGGCGCAGCAGCTCCTGCAGGCCCAGCAAATAGCCAATATGCTGAACCAG cagcaacagacgTATGGGTCGCAGCAGCACCTGTCTGACCACCactaccagcagcagcagagaccCATGCAGCAAAGCTTTGGCTCATCGCCGCATCTTCCGCAGGCCTACAATGCCCCAGTCAGTGCGTACAGCTCCCGTCCGCCCAGCCGCGATCCctaccagcagcaacaacatcagcagcaacaccagcagcagcagcagcagcccatgGCCATGCCCCAGCCGATGCAGTTCGTCAATGAGCACGGCCAGTACATGTCGCCGCCGCAGCCCTCCCACTACCAGCCGCAGAGCATCTACAGCGACAACGGAGCGCCCTACAACAACCACTCGCCGCACTACGGAGCGGCTGCTCCTCCGCAGTACAGGAGCAGTGTGGTCTTCGATGACTATGGCCAGCCCACGAACCACTTCTACCTGCATGAGTCCTCGCCACAGGCACAGCCACAGGTCCATCCCCAGCGCCGCACCTGGGCGCActcagcagcagccgccgcctacgagcagcagcagcagatacAGCAGCCGATGGTGGATGTGAATGCGTGGCAgtcacagcagcagcagcaacagcaccaccagcagcagaagaaggccCAGCAGCCCTGGATGAACAGGCCTCCCTCCAGCGCGGGAGGAGCGGCCCAGGGCAGCTTTATGCTGCACCAGAACGGGGGAGGaggtggtggcggcggcggaggcGAGCTCCAGCATCTGTTCCAGGTGCAGGCCTCGCCGCAGCACTCGCAGCGCCAGTTGGGTGGGGGGGCCAACGGGGTGCAGAGACAGCAATCACTGACCAATCTGCGCGACAATCGCTCGCCCAAGTCCCAGCACCAGCCGCAGACCATGGGTATGGCCATGCAGCAGGAGGACATGATGGCACCGCAGAGCATTTGCTTCATTGGCGACGAGGAGGATGTGGACGAGGTGGAGCGCAACATCATCGAGTCCATGCAGGCCACACGCATCTCGGACTTTGtgcttcagcagcagcagcaacagcaacatcaccagcagcaactgcaactgcagcagcagcagcagcgtctgCAAGGCGGAAGGGGCAGTAGTTCGGAGGACTACGACAGCGGCGAGATGATTTCCAACAAGCTGAACATCACCAGCGGCAATCTCACCTACCGCATACCCTCGCCCTCGCGCCCCTCCATTCAGGCCAACAGTTTCCAGGACCCGCGCGATTGCGAGGATCAGCCGGCTGAGAAGGGCTTCTACATCTCCTTCGACGACGACCAGCCCAAGCGGCCCAAGCCGCCGCTGCGCGCCAAGCGCTCGCCCAAGAAGGAGGCCCTTCCGTTgggcgacagcagcagcagcagccgcgacagggacagggacagcgTGGACCACCAGACTCTGCTCAAACGGGAGTCCCTAAGTCAACtgcacaacaacaataacaacaacggCAGCGAGGACGGCCACAAGTCAGCAGGGGCCAACAGGCACAGCATCCACGGCCTCAACCACTCCAACAGTGTCAAATCGCCCGGCAATGCCACCTACAACAAGTACACGGACGAGGCGCCCATCCAACTACGCCATCTGGCCGTATCGGGCTCGGATCCATTTGGCCacgagccacacccacacccacagcccatgcagcagcagcccatgTCACCCACGCGAATCCAGCAGAGCAACAACAGTGCCGAGGCGGCCAAGAACAAGGCGCTGGTGATTGGAGCCGACGCCACCAACCTAGATCCG GAGTCTGTGGATGAAATGGAGCGACGAAAAGAGAAGATCATGCTGCTGTCCCTGCAGCGGCgtcagcagcaggaggaggccAAGGCACGCAAGGAGATCGAGGCCTCGCAGAAGCGGGAAAAGGAGcgggagaaggaggaggagcgcgCACGCAAGAAGGAGGATCAAATGGCGCGACGAGCGGCCATATTGGAACAGCATAGACTCAAGAAAGCCATCGAAGAGGCCGAACGAGAG GGCAAAACCCTGGATCGGCCCGATCTGCATGTGAAACTGCAACCCCAGTCATCTAGTGCAACGAATCCGCGACTCCGGCAGCAGCGCACGACACGTCCCAGGCCCAAGACCATTCATGTGGACGATGCCAGTGTGGACATCAGTGAGGCTTCGAGCATCTCTAGTCGGGGCAAGAAGGGCTCCAGCTCGAATCTAACCG ATTCGGGACTGGGACGCGCCACACCGCCGAGGCGCGCACCCTCGCCTGGAATGGGCGCTTCAGGTAGGCATATGCCATCCCCCTCTGGACCGGGCTCTTTGCCGCCAGGTTTGATATCGAAACGTCGCGGATTTGATGATGGATCCAGCGATTTCTCATTAACTCCGAATTTTAACATGGAATATTCGG GTCCAAAACTCTACAAGCAACCAGCGGCCAAATCCAATCGCGGCATTATACTGAATGCCGTCGAATACTGCGTCTTTCCGGGCGCCGTGAACCGTGAGGCCAAACAGAAAGTGCTCGAGAAGATAGCACGCTCGGAGGCGAAACACTTCCTAGTACTCTTCCGCGATGCGGGCTGCCAGTTCCGCGCCCTCTACAGCTACATGCCCGAGTCCGGGGACCAGGTGACCAAGCTGTACGGCACCGGACCTAGTCAAGTCGACGAAGTCATGTTCGATAAGTTCTTCAA ATACAACTCAGGGGGCAAGTGCTTCTCGCAAGTGCACACCAAGCATCTGACCGTCACCATCGACGCCTTCACAATACACAACTCGCTCTGGCAGGGTAAGCGGGTGCAGTTGCCCAGCAAAAAGGACATGGCGCTTGTTATCTAA